The following are from one region of the Flexistipes sp. genome:
- a CDS encoding nitronate monooxygenase, protein MIHPIIIQGGMGAGVSNWRLAKAVSKLGYLGVVSCTAQDAIFTRRLQNGDPGGDIRRAIKSFPNQDIVKYVMDKYFVEGGIKDDRYKYIPMYTIDASWELKAMSILSSYVEVYLAKEGHDGIVGINVLEKIRMPNLYVLYGAMLAGVDYVIVGAGIPREIPGVIDSLAEHSKAYLRLNVEGAAPDDDYKMELDPSDFVNVSEVSVKRPYFLAIVSSNTLAMTMAKKATGRVDGFVVEYPSAGGHNAPPRLRGSFNEQGEPVYGPKDYVDTDKLKSLGLPFWLAGGYGTPEQVKNALDLGAAGVQVGTPFAFCRESGFTEEIKRKAIDLAKKMKGKVFTDPEASPTGFPFKVLELKGTLSEFAEYIKRPRRCNLGYLRQLFKKEDGSIGYRCPAEPVEAFTAKGGDPERAKNSKCLCNALLANIGLAMGYESGYVEKQLVTVGDCFNRIADFLTSPEMEYYYAENVINRLMAFSR, encoded by the coding sequence ATGATACATCCAATAATTATACAAGGCGGTATGGGCGCAGGTGTGTCCAATTGGAGACTTGCAAAAGCTGTTTCAAAGCTGGGATATTTGGGAGTGGTTTCCTGTACAGCTCAGGATGCAATTTTTACAAGGCGCCTTCAGAATGGAGATCCGGGGGGCGACATCCGCAGAGCTATTAAGTCCTTTCCCAATCAGGATATTGTAAAATATGTTATGGATAAATATTTTGTGGAAGGCGGAATAAAAGATGATAGATATAAATATATTCCTATGTATACCATCGATGCCAGCTGGGAACTGAAAGCAATGTCAATACTTTCCAGTTATGTGGAGGTTTACCTGGCAAAAGAGGGACATGACGGTATTGTGGGGATCAATGTGCTGGAAAAAATCCGGATGCCGAATCTTTATGTCCTTTACGGAGCTATGCTTGCCGGCGTGGATTATGTGATAGTTGGTGCCGGGATACCGAGGGAGATTCCCGGAGTTATTGACAGTCTGGCAGAACACAGTAAGGCATATCTTCGTTTAAATGTCGAAGGTGCGGCCCCTGATGATGACTATAAAATGGAGCTTGATCCATCCGATTTTGTAAATGTTTCCGAAGTTTCCGTTAAAAGACCTTATTTTCTTGCTATTGTTTCTTCCAATACATTGGCGATGACAATGGCTAAAAAGGCTACCGGCAGAGTGGACGGATTTGTTGTGGAATATCCGAGTGCCGGCGGGCACAACGCCCCCCCCAGACTTAGGGGATCATTTAATGAGCAGGGTGAACCGGTTTACGGACCTAAGGATTATGTCGATACAGATAAGCTTAAATCTCTGGGGCTCCCATTCTGGCTGGCAGGCGGATATGGCACACCGGAACAGGTTAAGAATGCTTTGGATTTGGGTGCAGCCGGAGTGCAGGTGGGTACACCTTTTGCTTTCTGCAGGGAATCAGGGTTTACTGAAGAGATAAAGAGAAAGGCGATTGATTTGGCCAAGAAGATGAAAGGAAAAGTTTTTACCGATCCTGAAGCCTCGCCCACAGGTTTCCCTTTTAAAGTATTGGAGCTCAAAGGGACGCTGTCGGAGTTTGCAGAATATATAAAAAGACCCCGTAGGTGTAATCTCGGGTATCTTCGTCAGCTTTTTAAAAAGGAAGACGGCTCTATCGGATATCGTTGTCCGGCAGAACCTGTGGAAGCTTTTACGGCAAAAGGCGGCGATCCGGAAAGGGCAAAAAACAGTAAGTGTCTGTGCAATGCACTTTTGGCCAATATCGGACTGGCTATGGGTTATGAAAGCGGTTATGTGGAGAAGCAGTTGGTGACAGTCGGTGACTGTTTTAACCGTATAGCTGATTTTCTGACTTCGCCTGAGATGGAATATTATTATGCAGAGAATGTTATCAATCGTTTGATGGCATTTTCAAGATGA
- a CDS encoding cytochrome oxidase subunit III, translating into MSNERIYIIGWFVFIISAVFFILSSIENDDPFAFWGGVSFLFACIIFLLPLLLRRR; encoded by the coding sequence ATGAGTAACGAAAGGATATATATAATCGGCTGGTTTGTTTTTATTATTTCAGCGGTATTTTTTATTTTGTCCAGTATTGAGAATGACGATCCCTTTGCCTTCTGGGGCGGTGTGTCTTTTCTTTTTGCCTGTATTATTTTTCTACTTCCTCTGCTTTTGAGACGGAGATAA
- a CDS encoding MucB/RseB C-terminal domain-containing protein yields MKYFVLAFLLFVCSSAYAGFFFKIAVDNSSYSSFILKSLKNTEIHTHFIIQKIRENYFDISLVDKNYYQVSIKRGVSLFHKKLLLYELTPTFSDRFKHVIWVTYDNIVVRKEVYNLNNKLMLSYGYVDELPQVEPGPPAVLHKGAGCDKPLNFRGFELYGCKRIDKNTKHLIFSDGLNKFSVFVDKNVEVKKISKKVIMGNYVYRKSQGGDTYTVVGYVPFKIMNDVITYINNKEEKHESNE; encoded by the coding sequence ATGAAATATTTTGTTTTAGCGTTTTTACTTTTTGTTTGTTCTTCTGCCTATGCAGGTTTTTTTTTCAAGATTGCCGTTGATAACTCATCATACTCATCCTTTATCCTGAAGAGCCTTAAAAATACTGAAATCCATACCCACTTTATTATCCAGAAAATCAGGGAAAACTATTTTGATATTTCCTTAGTGGATAAAAATTATTATCAGGTCAGTATAAAACGCGGGGTATCACTTTTTCATAAAAAACTACTTCTTTATGAACTCACACCCACTTTTTCTGATCGGTTTAAACATGTAATCTGGGTAACATATGACAACATTGTTGTCAGAAAAGAGGTTTATAATTTGAATAATAAACTGATGCTTTCTTATGGTTATGTTGATGAGCTGCCCCAAGTAGAACCCGGGCCTCCGGCTGTTTTGCATAAAGGCGCTGGTTGTGACAAACCACTTAATTTCAGAGGGTTTGAACTTTACGGTTGCAAGAGAATTGATAAAAATACAAAACATTTGATTTTTAGCGACGGATTGAACAAATTTTCCGTATTTGTTGATAAAAATGTTGAAGTAAAGAAAATCAGTAAAAAAGTGATAATGGGCAATTATGTTTATAGAAAAAGCCAGGGTGGGGATACTTATACAGTTGTAGGTTACGTACCCTTTAAAATAATGAATGATGTGATTACATATATTAATAATAAGGAGGAAAAACATGAAAGCAATGAGTAA
- a CDS encoding DegQ family serine endoprotease, translated as MKAMSKILMVWVFLFSSISMLHAFGAPDSFSEVAGKVKKGVVNISTTKIVEQKGMSDFFNDEFFKKFFGDKMPDIPEHRRPFRSKSLGSGFVIDKEGLIVTNNHVVENADEIIVKLPDGKEFSAEVVGTDPLTDLALLKINPEGETLHPLTLGDSEKADVGDWVVAVGNPFGLESTVTAGIVSAKGRVLGEGPYDNFMQTDASINPGNSGGPLVNMDGEVVGINTAIIPSGQGLGFAIPVNMLKELLPELKKGEVRRGWLGVSLQPMNEKLAKTFGLENTTGALVADVIEGDPAGKAGVKAGDIILAADGDKIEDSKELVNYIGNKSPGEVVNLKIFRNGKTINIEVKLGERETQSIVSKDKTSTDSNITVSTLNKDAADKLGISGGVKVVEVDRMSNAFEAGLRPGNVIVWVNRKQVENADEFYDVYNNIKPGETVAFKVISERGSRFIAFDKDKPTKNNQ; from the coding sequence ATGAAAGCAATGAGTAAGATTTTGATGGTATGGGTATTTTTGTTTTCCAGTATATCCATGCTGCATGCGTTCGGTGCCCCGGATTCCTTTTCGGAAGTTGCCGGGAAGGTGAAAAAAGGGGTTGTAAATATAAGCACTACTAAGATTGTTGAACAAAAAGGTATGTCAGATTTTTTCAACGATGAATTTTTCAAGAAATTCTTTGGTGATAAAATGCCCGATATTCCTGAACACAGAAGACCTTTCCGTTCCAAGTCTCTCGGTTCAGGATTTGTAATCGATAAAGAAGGTTTGATTGTCACCAATAATCATGTGGTGGAAAATGCCGACGAAATTATTGTAAAGCTTCCCGACGGGAAAGAATTCAGTGCAGAAGTTGTAGGTACTGATCCCCTGACAGATTTGGCACTGTTGAAAATTAATCCTGAGGGTGAGACATTACATCCTCTGACTCTTGGTGACTCTGAGAAAGCCGATGTGGGCGACTGGGTTGTGGCAGTTGGCAATCCTTTCGGTCTTGAATCCACCGTTACAGCAGGTATAGTGAGTGCAAAGGGGCGTGTCCTGGGTGAAGGTCCGTATGACAATTTTATGCAGACGGACGCTTCGATTAACCCGGGAAACAGCGGCGGTCCGCTTGTCAATATGGATGGTGAAGTTGTGGGGATTAATACTGCAATAATTCCCTCCGGTCAGGGGCTTGGATTTGCCATTCCTGTAAATATGCTTAAAGAGTTATTGCCTGAGCTGAAAAAGGGTGAAGTGAGACGCGGCTGGCTCGGTGTGTCCCTACAGCCTATGAATGAGAAGCTGGCGAAAACATTCGGTCTGGAGAATACTACAGGGGCTCTTGTTGCCGATGTTATAGAAGGTGATCCTGCCGGCAAAGCGGGTGTAAAGGCCGGTGATATTATTTTGGCTGCCGACGGGGATAAGATAGAAGACAGTAAAGAACTGGTGAATTATATCGGTAATAAATCCCCGGGAGAGGTAGTAAATCTAAAGATTTTCAGAAACGGTAAAACAATAAATATTGAAGTTAAGCTTGGAGAAAGGGAGACTCAAAGTATAGTCTCTAAAGATAAAACATCTACGGATTCAAATATAACTGTTTCCACTCTTAACAAAGATGCAGCGGATAAACTGGGGATTTCCGGCGGTGTAAAAGTTGTAGAAGTTGACAGAATGAGCAATGCTTTTGAAGCAGGTTTAAGACCCGGTAATGTTATTGTCTGGGTCAACAGAAAACAAGTTGAAAATGCAGATGAGTTTTATGATGTATACAACAACATAAAGCCGGGTGAAACTGTAGCCTTCAAGGTGATTTCCGAAAGAGGAAGCAGATTTATTGCTTTTGATAAAGACAAACCAACAAAAAATAATCAATAA
- a CDS encoding ferritin family protein, with the protein MDKKQKKKSLEEMIEVVLFRIPKEIEAMRFYKSAAEKATDEAAKELFENLAAQEKGHEAELRRILNELKNQLNDLRNEE; encoded by the coding sequence ATGGATAAGAAGCAGAAAAAGAAATCTCTGGAAGAAATGATAGAAGTTGTATTGTTCCGTATACCCAAGGAAATTGAGGCTATGAGGTTTTACAAGTCGGCTGCTGAGAAGGCTACAGATGAAGCGGCAAAAGAGCTTTTTGAAAATCTTGCTGCTCAGGAAAAAGGACATGAAGCCGAATTGAGGAGAATACTGAATGAATTGAAAAATCAGTTAAATGATTTAAGAAATGAGGAATAA
- a CDS encoding anti-sigma factor family protein produces MKCQKYRKLISLYVDDELSSVHENELFEHIGTCPSCKTALKNESMLKSYIKDSYSGTYNVDFSRSIMAKIENKNNKKKSPFKAVQRSRMVAGAAVVIVFSSIVTLSALSRTDYFAKNDNSDNLEKFVYEHMDKSSPEQQRSFELTSVNFHK; encoded by the coding sequence ATGAAATGTCAAAAGTATCGTAAACTTATATCACTTTATGTCGATGATGAATTGAGCAGTGTGCATGAAAATGAGCTGTTTGAGCATATCGGCACATGCCCTTCATGTAAAACTGCCCTTAAAAATGAATCGATGCTTAAATCCTATATAAAAGACAGTTACAGCGGTACGTATAATGTGGACTTTTCCCGCAGCATAATGGCTAAAATAGAAAACAAAAATAATAAAAAGAAAAGTCCGTTTAAAGCAGTTCAAAGATCCAGGATGGTGGCCGGTGCAGCAGTTGTAATAGTTTTTTCATCTATAGTAACTCTTTCTGCTCTTTCCAGGACAGATTATTTTGCAAAAAATGATAACTCTGACAACCTGGAAAAGTTTGTGTATGAGCATATGGATAAATCCTCACCCGAGCAACAGAGATCATTTGAACTTACCTCAGTAAATTTTCACAAATGA
- a CDS encoding sigma-70 family RNA polymerase sigma factor → MNDSQMIDKVLAGDTNSFEMMIIKYQRKLYATVINIVKDADLAQDIVQEAFMKSFEKLDTLRNKNQFYPWLKRIAINCAFLTFEKNKRMVDVFSKNSDDEDKGDDFFDRITDGATPEEDLLNDELKKYVRNFVDALPAKLRVVIILREVEDMSYEEIAEILEIPVGTVRSRLFNARQYIKQRLIKQGFVNEMSKVS, encoded by the coding sequence ATGAATGATTCTCAGATGATAGACAAGGTTTTAGCTGGTGATACCAATTCTTTTGAAATGATGATTATAAAGTACCAGCGGAAACTGTACGCTACAGTAATAAACATTGTTAAGGATGCGGATCTTGCCCAGGATATTGTGCAGGAAGCATTTATGAAATCTTTTGAAAAACTCGACACGTTAAGAAATAAAAACCAATTTTACCCGTGGTTGAAAAGGATTGCTATTAACTGTGCGTTTCTTACTTTTGAAAAAAATAAACGTATGGTGGATGTTTTTTCCAAAAACAGCGATGATGAAGACAAAGGCGATGATTTTTTTGACAGAATAACCGACGGAGCAACGCCTGAAGAGGATTTGCTGAATGATGAGCTGAAAAAGTATGTCAGAAATTTTGTGGATGCGCTGCCTGCAAAATTAAGGGTTGTTATCATTCTCAGGGAAGTGGAGGATATGAGCTATGAGGAAATAGCTGAAATACTGGAGATTCCTGTGGGAACAGTGAGATCAAGACTTTTCAATGCAAGACAGTATATTAAACAAAGACTTATAAAACAAGGGTTTGTTAATGAAATGTCAAAAGTATCGTAA
- a CDS encoding DUF2231 domain-containing protein: MKRSEVKEFNGKNGKPAYIIFDNKIYDVTESKLWKDGVHMNRHKAGEDMTDFISMAPHGENLLERDNIRFVGNLEEDKQKEDKKLKYRRLYSKLHPHPIFIHFPMGILYFGAFMLLLYLFTGNVSFENASYYALIVGTVSIFPAVITGFISWWLNYEMTMTNVFKNKIVFSSILIVISLTLVIIRSYYLPPYSMNYIIKVIYIGGYFLCIPTLSFVAYNGGKITWPS; encoded by the coding sequence GTGAAGCGCAGTGAGGTTAAGGAGTTTAACGGCAAAAACGGTAAGCCTGCTTATATTATATTTGACAATAAAATCTACGATGTAACCGAAAGTAAATTATGGAAAGACGGCGTCCATATGAACAGGCACAAAGCCGGGGAGGATATGACCGATTTTATTTCCATGGCCCCACATGGAGAAAATTTACTGGAAAGGGATAACATCAGGTTTGTAGGAAATCTTGAAGAGGACAAACAAAAGGAAGATAAGAAGCTTAAATACAGAAGACTTTACAGTAAATTGCATCCTCACCCAATATTTATCCATTTTCCTATGGGTATATTATATTTCGGTGCTTTTATGCTTCTTTTGTACCTTTTTACCGGTAACGTAAGCTTTGAAAATGCATCTTACTATGCTTTAATTGTTGGGACTGTTTCTATTTTTCCAGCTGTTATTACAGGGTTTATCAGCTGGTGGCTGAACTATGAAATGACAATGACAAATGTTTTCAAAAATAAAATTGTCTTTTCATCAATTTTAATCGTGATATCCTTAACACTGGTTATCATCAGGTCATATTATCTGCCTCCATATTCAATGAACTATATAATAAAAGTTATATACATCGGCGGTTACTTTTTATGCATACCTACACTTTCTTTTGTAGCTTATAACGGGGGTAAGATAACATGGCCCAGTTAA